Proteins encoded by one window of Micromonospora coxensis:
- a CDS encoding ETEC_3214 domain-containing protein produces MTDAIRPDNRIQRWKKWVGDHKLGIPKLAQMVISTIVGLLVVAAVAYVSKKSEEEVAAEAVAKLFADSTVENFKEKLGGQPQIERDLGALRELMWINAVYAVKAFTESGKNGVVAYTVTTRTPSFAPEIPLHGVGKLGEARFSAVNRSAHVRAERFPNGYWYYDEAIEASAYTNYETVVLGSGWSGLSAHSAGSLAAISTVVGTVESGHSQTAKFRAPPASEPRFLEARRQLTITTYGYLSDTLQLRELPGAFTLAPSRVDDNKFPAKK; encoded by the coding sequence ATGACGGATGCAATCCGACCTGACAATCGCATCCAGCGGTGGAAGAAATGGGTTGGAGATCACAAGCTGGGTATCCCCAAGCTTGCTCAGATGGTCATCTCCACAATTGTCGGCCTTCTGGTGGTCGCTGCCGTTGCTTATGTCTCGAAGAAGTCGGAGGAGGAGGTGGCGGCAGAGGCGGTTGCCAAACTGTTTGCTGACTCTACGGTGGAGAACTTCAAAGAGAAGCTGGGCGGGCAGCCGCAGATCGAGCGGGATCTAGGCGCGTTGCGTGAGCTGATGTGGATCAACGCGGTTTATGCAGTCAAGGCATTCACTGAAAGCGGCAAGAACGGGGTGGTGGCCTACACGGTCACAACACGAACACCAAGTTTTGCCCCAGAGATACCGCTGCACGGTGTCGGGAAGCTCGGCGAAGCCCGCTTCTCCGCCGTCAATCGAAGCGCACATGTTAGAGCGGAACGATTTCCGAACGGGTATTGGTACTACGATGAGGCGATTGAGGCGAGCGCCTACACCAACTACGAGACGGTAGTGCTTGGCAGTGGGTGGTCTGGGTTGAGTGCCCATTCGGCGGGAAGCCTCGCAGCTATTTCGACTGTCGTCGGCACGGTTGAATCTGGCCACTCGCAGACGGCCAAGTTCCGTGCCCCGCCAGCAAGCGAACCCCGGTTTCTTGAAGCGCGCAGGCAGTTGACCATAACAACCTACGGTTACTTGAGTGACACCCTCCAACTTCGCGAACTTCCGGGAGCGTTCACGCTCGCCCCTAGCCGAGTGGACGACAACAAGTTTCCGGCCAAGAAGTGA
- a CDS encoding helix-turn-helix domain-containing protein, whose protein sequence is MPPRANTIVDPRFAAELRRLRESRGMSLRQLAAAVNHGKNLLHQLEAGRTRPTVDVAALLDGALDAHGALAGLVIEAPDVGERLTYVAAHGG, encoded by the coding sequence ATGCCCCCGCGTGCGAACACGATCGTCGATCCGCGCTTCGCTGCGGAACTGCGACGACTCCGTGAGTCGCGGGGGATGTCCCTGCGACAGCTCGCCGCCGCCGTCAACCATGGCAAGAACCTCCTCCACCAGTTGGAGGCCGGGCGTACGAGGCCGACCGTGGATGTGGCCGCCCTACTCGACGGCGCACTCGACGCGCACGGTGCTCTGGCGGGACTGGTCATCGAGGCACCTGACGTCGGCGAGCGCCTGACGTACGTCGCGGCGCATGGTGGGTGA